CGCAGACGTTAAGTTATCAATATGAACGGTTGGCAATTCAAGTTCGGGGGCAAACTCACACGCCATGACCATCGGCGGTAAATTTTTCTGCTCAGGTTTACTCACATCAAACGGCAGATCAGTACCAAGCAGTAACATGCCGTCCGCTTGTTTGGTAAAGACTAAATTGACGAATGAATGCTCTCGTTTCTTTTGCTGACCACTGTCGCCAAGTAACACAAGGTAACCATGCTCCATCGCGGCATCTTCAATACCACGAATAATTTCAGAGAAGTATGGATCGCAAATGTCAGGTACGATCGTCACGATCGTTTTTGATTCATTTCGGCGTAAGTTTCTCGCTAAAGAATTTGGAGAATAACCCGCTTCTAAAACCGCTTCTTCCACACGTTTACGCGTCGAAGAAGACACTTTTTCCGGGTTCATCAACGCACGAGAAACGGTGGCAGTTGATACGCCGGCAAGCTGGGCAACATCCTTCATTGTCGCCATACAAAAAACCCTCTTCTTAAAATCTGGATAGTGAATTCACTCTTTTTCATTGTTTATCATCCAATAAGACTTTCAGTAGAGGCCAGCCACAGAGTTCTTTTATTACACACTCTTAAACTATCCGTTAATAATTATGGATGAAATCATGGCGCGGATTCGCGCTTCACGATGAGTACTACTCAGTCTATGCATTTCACTTTGACTGCATAAGGCTCAACATAACAAATTATACATGACTAGAGTGATATTAATCACACTTTCTTACATTACATTTTATAAGCCTAGCAAAGATTTATAATTTTTCATGAAAGATCTTGTGGCTCAATATCTAAGGTCCATCTCACTTTCTTAGCTAAGGGTAATAAGTTAATCGCTGGCTTGGCGCTGCGCAGCAAAATTTGCATTAATGTACGAGACTCAGCCTGAATCAAAAGTTGCCAGCGAAACTTCCCCGCGCGTTTAGCTAAGGGAGCTGGCGTAGGCCCCAATACCATACACGTATCATTAAATTGAGGATGGCTTTCAAAGGTATGTCTCATCTGTCGCAGAAAGTCTTCCACTTGCTGAGAGTCGTTCGCTTCAGCTCGTACTAACGTTAGATAGCTGTATGGTGGCAAGGCCGCCATTTTACGTTCTTGCAGCGCCGTTTGGGCAAACTCGTTATAGCCTTTATTGAGCAATGCTTGTAATAAAGCATGTTCTGGATGATGAGTTTGCAAGAACACTTCTCCCGGCTTACTCGAACGTCCAGCCCTTCCTGAAACTTGAATAAAAAGCTGAGCAAAGCGCTCAGCGGCGCGAAAATCACTGCTATATAATGAACCATCAACATCTAATAGCCCCACCATAGTCACATCAGGAAAATGATGACCTTTAGCGAGCATTTGGGTACCGATAAGAATTTGGTATTCCCCATTGCGAATTGCTTGAAGAGCCGTTTCTAAGCTGCCTTTACGGCGCGTACTGTCTCTATCAATACGAATCGATTTGTACTCGGGGAATAACTCACTTAACTGGGTCTCTAACTGCTCGGTTCCCACCCCGACGGTCACTAAGTGAGTCGATCCGCACGAGCCGCACTGATGTAATACCGGATGTTGAGATCCACAATGGTGACAACGCATTTCTCGGCTATTTTGATGATAGGTATAGTATGCATCGCACCGTTTACAATCAGCAATCCAGCCGCATTCATGACACATTAAAGCCGGTGAAAAACCTCGCCGATTTAAAAACAATAATACTTGATTACCGGCCTGTAAGTGACGACGCATTTGGGCGATCAACGGCGCGGATAAACCACTTTCAAGGAACAGACCTTTCACATCGAGTACATGATTCGTTGTCGGTACTGATAGCCCCGCACGCTGCGTAAGGTGCAGGTGATGATATTTTCCTGTTAGGGCATTATGTAATGTTTCTAAGGCCGGCGTTGCGGTGCCTAATACAATAGGAATGTTTTCTTTCGCCGCGCGCATTACGGCGACATCACGAGCATGATAACGTAAGCTATCTTGCTGTTTATAAGAAGAGTCATGCTCCTCATCAACAATAATAATCCCGAGGTCTGCAAATGGGGCAAGCAAGGCTGAACGGGTACCTATAATAATACCCGCCGCTTTATCCCGGGCACTCAACCATGCATTAAGCCGCTCAGTATCGTTAAGCCCTGAGTGGATGACCTCAATCGGAACATTAAAACGGCGTTTAAATCGATTAATCGTTTGTGGTGTTAAACCAATTTCAGGCACTAAGACTAAAGCTTGCTTACCTTGCTCCAAAATAGGCTTAATCATATTCAAGTAAACTTCTGTTTTTCCTGAACCGGTCACCCCTTGTAGTAAATAGCAAGCAAAGGTCGGCTCACTATTGACCGCAGCAATGGCAATCGCTTGCTCTCCACTTAGCTTAGGCTTATCAACATCAGCTTCTATCTGTTTTGGCCAAGGCTTAACCGAAGGCTGGCGTTCATGCATTTCTACCCAGCCCTTTTTTTCTAACGCTTTCAACGTCGTGGATGCAATATCTTCATCTAACAACATAGAGTGAGAAACGGGCCCACTTTCTAAGCGATACATCGCACGGTTTTGCTGCACCGCGCGCGCAGAGAGCCCCACCATAAATTGGTTACGCCCTTCTTCGGTTAAAGACCATTCTCGATAAGGACTAAAGCTCGCCGCTTTTCCTTGCCGAATAGCGGTTGGCATCGCATTCGCCAACGTATCTCCCAATGGGTGATGATAAAACTGACTGCACCAAAACAACAGTTGATATAGCGACTCAGGCCACACTGGCTGGCTATCTAATACCGCATAAATAGGTTTAAGCTGATCTTTAGGAAAATCCGACTCACTCACTAGTGCCGTCACGATCCCCACTAAAGTTTGCCGACCAAAAGGTACAGAGACACGCCCACCTATAATCGGAAAAAGGTGGCTAGGAATGACATAGTCAAACTGCTTATCTAAAGGTACTGGTAACGCCACGCGGGCAATTGATGGGAGCATAAATACTATCGTTAGGGGAACTAAGAGCCAGTAAACAGTTTACTGGATGGCGGATATAAATTCGAATCAATATCAGGCGACTGGTTATATTCAGCTATCTATACAGACTATACCGTAGATACCCATTAGAATTCGACCAAAATAACAACAAACCAGTTGATCGTAAGACGGGGATTCTTTATCATAGCGCGCCTTAACGTTCTGGCCTTTAATATAAGAGCCTAAACGTTTTTTACCATTAACTTACGTGTGGTGTCCAACTTAGATTTGGATAGCGACACGGCCTAATATTGAGGTTATCCCATGAAGACTGGTATCCACCCAGAATACACAGACGTGAACGCAAGCTGTTCTTGTGGCAACACTTTCACGTTTAAATCAACACTAAGCAAAGATACTCTACACCTAGACGTGTGTGACAAATGTCACCCATTCTACACAGGTAAGCAACGTATCGTTGATACCGGTGGTCGTGTTGATCGCTTCAACAAGCGTTTCGGTAGCCTTACAAGCAAATAAGCATGTTTGCTTTGTAAATACTGAAGTAAAAGGGCGCTGTATAGCGTCCTTTTCGATCCTATCCTGTTCTGCAAACTGTATTCACCGTCCAAATCTCCCTGTTTTCGTACCATTGTAAACCTCATAAATAAAGCAAACCTTTGCCTTACTCTCCGCTGGTCTTATCAGTAATTAACGCCATTAAAACTTCGCCATATTGCCTGTCGTCAACTAGGCACTGATAACATCCTGTTTTAGAATAATGCGCTTTCTACACCCCCTAAAAAAAACAATAGAGATCATCCAATGTCCGATAACCAAGCAAACCTTAAAGAAGCTTTTCGCCAAGAAGCGCTCAAATATCACGCTTACCCGACTCCAGGTAAAATTGCAGTCGCCCTCACTAAACCTGCAGATTCGGCGCATGACTTAGCGCTTGCTTATAGCCCAGGCGTTGCTGAACCTGTCCGTGAAATCGCACAAAATCCTGACAACATTTATAAGTATACTGGTAAAGGCAATACCGTTGCTGTCATTTCAAACGGTACGGCAATACTCGGTTTGGGTAACTTGGGACCACAAGCATCAAAACCTGTTATGGAAGGTAAAGCGCTGCTGTTCAAACGTTTTGCTGGTTTAGACTCTATCGACATTGAAGTAAAACACCGCACTACAGAAGAGTTCATTAATACTGTTGCCAGCATCGCTGATACGTTTGGTGGCATTAATCTTGAAGATATTAAAGCACCGGATTGTTTTGAAATTGAACGTCAATTGATTGAACGTTGTGACGTTCCAGTTTTCCATGATGACCAGCACGGAACAGCCATTGTCACTGCGGCAGGCATGTTGAACGCGATTGAACTGCAAGGTAAACAACTCGAAGACTGCACGATTGTCTGCTTAGGTGCTGGCGCGGCCGCGATTGCCTGTATGGAATTATTAATTCAATGCGGCGCAATGCGCGAAAAAATCTACATGCTCGATCGCAAAGGCGTCATCCATACTCGCCGTGACGACATCAACGAATACAAGCAGCGTTTTGCCAATAACACAGACAAACGTACTCTCGATGATGTGATTGCCGGCGCTGACCTGTTTTTAGGCGTATCGGGGCCAGATCTACTAACGAGCGAGCAACTTGCGTTGATGGCAGATAAACCTGTGGTGTTCGCTTGCTCGAACCCAGATCCAGAAATCAACCCTGAAGTGGCGCATAACACGCGTAACGATCTCATTATGGGAACGGGTCGTAGTGACTACCCTAACCAAGTGAATAATGTGTTGTGCTTCCCATTCATCTTCCGCGGGGCGCTGGATGTACGCGCGAGCGAAATCAACATTGAAATGAAATTGGCAGCCGTTGATGCTATCCGTCAACTAGCCAAAGAAACCGTACCGAGTGATGTATTGAAAGCGGCTGGGATTGATAACTTATCATTCGGTCCAGCTTACATTATTCCAAAACCAATGGACGCACGCTTACTGCCACGCGTTGCTCGTGCTGTTGCTGAAGCGGCCGTGGAATCGGGCGTCGCTCGCATTGATTTACCTGAAGGCTACATGGCCGACTAATGTATCTATATGTGTAAAACATCCTGTCAATAAAACAAAAAGCCCAGCAATGCTGGGCTTTTTTGTCTAACCAATCTTCCTACACGGCTCACGCGGACTTAGTCGTCAAACGACTCAAATTCAATCCCCATACGCGTCATCATTTCTTTTGCTTCAACGGGGATATCATCCGGCCCATCCTTGCGCAA
This DNA window, taken from Vibrio palustris, encodes the following:
- the cytR gene encoding DNA-binding transcriptional regulator CytR, with protein sequence MHYPDFKKRVFCMATMKDVAQLAGVSTATVSRALMNPEKVSSSTRKRVEEAVLEAGYSPNSLARNLRRNESKTIVTIVPDICDPYFSEIIRGIEDAAMEHGYLVLLGDSGQQKKREHSFVNLVFTKQADGMLLLGTDLPFDVSKPEQKNLPPMVMACEFAPELELPTVHIDNLTSAFEAVNYLTQMGHKRIAEIAGPKSAALCSFRHQGYQQALRRAGLTMNEDYCMSGDFSFEAGAHIVTQLLALPQAPTAIFCHNDTMAIGAIQKAKRLGLRVPQDLSVVGFDDIQFAQYCDPPLTTISQPRYEIGRQAMLMMLDVLRGHDVQAGSRLLDASLVVRESTAPPRSVQ
- the priA gene encoding primosomal protein N' → MLPSIARVALPVPLDKQFDYVIPSHLFPIIGGRVSVPFGRQTLVGIVTALVSESDFPKDQLKPIYAVLDSQPVWPESLYQLLFWCSQFYHHPLGDTLANAMPTAIRQGKAASFSPYREWSLTEEGRNQFMVGLSARAVQQNRAMYRLESGPVSHSMLLDEDIASTTLKALEKKGWVEMHERQPSVKPWPKQIEADVDKPKLSGEQAIAIAAVNSEPTFACYLLQGVTGSGKTEVYLNMIKPILEQGKQALVLVPEIGLTPQTINRFKRRFNVPIEVIHSGLNDTERLNAWLSARDKAAGIIIGTRSALLAPFADLGIIIVDEEHDSSYKQQDSLRYHARDVAVMRAAKENIPIVLGTATPALETLHNALTGKYHHLHLTQRAGLSVPTTNHVLDVKGLFLESGLSAPLIAQMRRHLQAGNQVLLFLNRRGFSPALMCHECGWIADCKRCDAYYTYHQNSREMRCHHCGSQHPVLHQCGSCGSTHLVTVGVGTEQLETQLSELFPEYKSIRIDRDSTRRKGSLETALQAIRNGEYQILIGTQMLAKGHHFPDVTMVGLLDVDGSLYSSDFRAAERFAQLFIQVSGRAGRSSKPGEVFLQTHHPEHALLQALLNKGYNEFAQTALQERKMAALPPYSYLTLVRAEANDSQQVEDFLRQMRHTFESHPQFNDTCMVLGPTPAPLAKRAGKFRWQLLIQAESRTLMQILLRSAKPAINLLPLAKKVRWTLDIEPQDLS
- the rpmE gene encoding 50S ribosomal protein L31 yields the protein MKTGIHPEYTDVNASCSCGNTFTFKSTLSKDTLHLDVCDKCHPFYTGKQRIVDTGGRVDRFNKRFGSLTSK
- a CDS encoding malic enzyme-like NAD(P)-binding protein, translated to MSDNQANLKEAFRQEALKYHAYPTPGKIAVALTKPADSAHDLALAYSPGVAEPVREIAQNPDNIYKYTGKGNTVAVISNGTAILGLGNLGPQASKPVMEGKALLFKRFAGLDSIDIEVKHRTTEEFINTVASIADTFGGINLEDIKAPDCFEIERQLIERCDVPVFHDDQHGTAIVTAAGMLNAIELQGKQLEDCTIVCLGAGAAAIACMELLIQCGAMREKIYMLDRKGVIHTRRDDINEYKQRFANNTDKRTLDDVIAGADLFLGVSGPDLLTSEQLALMADKPVVFACSNPDPEINPEVAHNTRNDLIMGTGRSDYPNQVNNVLCFPFIFRGALDVRASEINIEMKLAAVDAIRQLAKETVPSDVLKAAGIDNLSFGPAYIIPKPMDARLLPRVARAVAEAAVESGVARIDLPEGYMAD